The following proteins are co-located in the Pedobacter sp. FW305-3-2-15-E-R2A2 genome:
- a CDS encoding DUF1735 domain-containing protein codes for MERITNKCLFLFSALTLLCCLSCGKLDYENKEFYKKELYIISGESTAATERTITSLEAYTFNDTLKILNDKYDVELIEDLKDGLVDVKFKIGIGGSLPADKDIVVKVAFDEETLSDFNVENNTAYAIPAATRYTVNAPRDELSKAFIVTIKKGSSSSSLIFSIPIKRAEIGVYAKYAFPLRIVEANESSLSRLYDNFMVANLIVDTDKIVNWSGFPIPELPEGRYHSARLQGNAGENTVNGLLYSYKYITRLSKDPKDKGQFMIWGTGVWSFEVFGMHSIGWMYNKLYLNNQVYGTYTMEPIAAGDPKFPMTTFRYSTIQNSSTDNTYDPKTKTLTLHYKNVIGADYTDVLTFVDDNLNIRDANTSSGPHNWEHVRQSGYTYWLPIDGK; via the coding sequence ATGGAACGTATAACCAATAAATGCCTGTTCCTCTTTTCTGCTTTGACTCTGCTGTGCTGCCTGTCATGTGGTAAACTGGATTATGAAAACAAAGAGTTTTATAAGAAAGAGCTCTATATTATTAGCGGAGAATCTACTGCAGCAACAGAAAGGACAATCACTTCGCTGGAAGCCTACACTTTTAATGATACCTTGAAAATCCTTAACGACAAGTATGATGTGGAGTTGATCGAAGACCTTAAGGACGGTCTGGTAGATGTTAAATTTAAGATTGGAATTGGAGGTTCATTGCCTGCCGACAAGGATATTGTGGTAAAAGTAGCTTTCGACGAAGAAACGCTGTCAGACTTTAATGTGGAAAACAATACGGCTTATGCTATTCCGGCGGCTACGCGATATACCGTCAATGCACCTCGCGATGAGCTTTCCAAAGCCTTTATCGTGACCATAAAAAAAGGAAGCTCTTCGAGTTCATTGATATTTTCTATCCCTATCAAAAGGGCTGAAATTGGTGTTTACGCTAAGTATGCTTTTCCCTTAAGAATTGTAGAAGCTAACGAAAGCAGCCTCAGCCGCCTTTATGATAATTTTATGGTCGCAAATCTGATCGTAGATACGGATAAGATTGTAAACTGGTCTGGATTTCCGATTCCGGAGCTTCCGGAGGGGCGCTATCATTCTGCGCGTTTACAGGGCAATGCCGGAGAGAATACCGTCAATGGGCTGCTCTACAGCTATAAGTATATTACCCGGTTAAGCAAAGATCCAAAGGATAAAGGGCAATTCATGATCTGGGGAACAGGAGTGTGGAGCTTCGAAGTATTCGGGATGCATTCCATAGGCTGGATGTATAATAAGCTTTATCTGAACAATCAGGTCTACGGCACCTACACTATGGAACCTATAGCAGCGGGGGATCCTAAATTTCCTATGACAACCTTTAGGTATTCTACGATTCAGAATAGCAGTACCGACAATACTTACGACCCAAAAACAAAAACACTGACCCTGCATTACAAAAATGTGATTGGTGCGGATTATACCGATGTTTTAACCTTTGTTGACGATAACCTGAACATCAGGGATGCCAATACATCGTCTGGACCTCATAATTGGGAGCATGTAAGACAATCCGGCTATACCTATTGGCTGCCTATTGACGGAAAATAA
- a CDS encoding DUF6443 domain-containing protein, producing MIDVKKIIVLGLVLMVEVFNPAAAQKPLVLSKYSGENEIKAPGSVTLIAGFHIPSGSTVRIFTIPPVLNFPNVASRPSSNQNYMLTRTFKMANVNNGNIDSLRKVSDENQSVQYFDGLGRPSQAITIQGSPSFRDIVQPIEYDAFGREVKKYLSYVSDSSSSDGRYKTTALADQLTFYNSPTLQGAPGLVSIPGAAFSEIKFERSPLNRTLEQGEAGASWQLTSGHTTRFVYGVNNMDIAAASKGFAVRLYTAAYVEGIGKEHERMLSGTGYYKVNELALTINKNENWTEADGKAGTVETYIDKQGRTVLKRLFNKNDAGGVEILSTYYVYDDIGNLSFILPSGADPDAITLPSQAVQNDFCYQYRYDERKRLIEKKVPGKGWGSLVYNNLDQLVLSQDAVQANSGQWLFNKYDVFGRVIITGLYSDVNRRSRYQMETLINEETKFFETKITTGNGYSNQAFPTSIAACHSINYYDHYQFPGNDFGLPDTGKNEVDGIRTQGVLTGNKTAVLGTETMLLRVNYYDDEGRVLQVKSQNHLGGTDVVSNNYNFAGELKESVRNHTVNGKTTVVSNQFEYDHVGRKHKTMEKINNGDEIILSKLDYNEIGQLSMKSLHSSDKGNSYLQNTTFGYNERGWLKRKISTQFSMELLYDDGASPQFNGNVANQKWGTGSSFLNNFTYGYDALSRLKNASSTGIRMTEALTYDVMGNISTMNRDGEGANQYKYNGNRLSQVSSGPLQTGLYQYDENGNAIVDGRNKLNIGYNVLNLPAMVTKIGLNLIYTYNAVGNRLKKSSNGAVRNYVNGIEYVDNTIDIIHTDEGIARNNGGIFSYEYNLSDQLGNVRYSFRKHPITGAVERLQSDDYYAFGKRKSSGNTVSLNNKYLYNGKEIQEEMGEQYDYGARFYDPTIGRWNVVDPKSELLEMSSPYVYSLNSPANFIDKDGELPIYINGNTEGDSERGNRSYWDAQLLRTIASSGMPNPGGQIHWVDGNRGRQAIHGKHYVTNDRAFGAMDRFLGGQMDAKKDFKEILAKLERDPKTNKIIEKIQIYTHSRGAAFGAGYTDALLELIKENRGQFENPDKVIEFVLNLAPHQSDSIEAPVGSNSFSIDHSWDGLSGDDMGNNTAFTTNTGSWSLKKPHKNGSFGKEVGAFLKAFQKSKGDKKQFVRDFASLLKSYGIDLQEE from the coding sequence ATGATAGATGTTAAAAAAATAATTGTACTCGGGTTGGTTTTAATGGTTGAGGTATTTAATCCTGCAGCAGCTCAAAAACCATTGGTACTGTCAAAATATAGTGGCGAGAACGAAATTAAGGCACCTGGTAGTGTAACCCTGATAGCTGGGTTTCATATTCCTTCAGGAAGTACAGTGCGAATCTTTACGATTCCCCCTGTTCTGAACTTTCCAAATGTTGCTTCCAGGCCTAGCAGTAACCAGAATTATATGTTAACCAGGACGTTTAAAATGGCTAATGTTAATAATGGAAATATAGACAGTCTGCGAAAAGTATCCGATGAAAATCAATCGGTACAATATTTCGATGGTCTTGGAAGGCCATCACAAGCCATCACCATTCAGGGGAGTCCTTCATTCAGGGATATTGTACAACCCATAGAATATGATGCCTTTGGAAGAGAGGTTAAAAAATATCTTTCCTATGTTTCTGACAGCTCATCAAGCGATGGCCGATATAAAACCACAGCATTGGCTGATCAATTGACTTTTTATAATAGTCCTACTCTCCAGGGGGCACCAGGGTTAGTTTCCATTCCAGGAGCTGCCTTTTCTGAAATAAAATTTGAACGCTCGCCATTGAATAGGACGTTGGAGCAGGGCGAAGCTGGTGCATCCTGGCAGTTGACTTCAGGGCATACGACAAGATTTGTGTATGGAGTAAATAATATGGATATTGCTGCTGCCTCAAAGGGTTTTGCTGTAAGGCTATATACTGCAGCATATGTGGAAGGCATAGGCAAAGAGCATGAGCGAATGCTTTCAGGAACGGGGTACTATAAGGTAAATGAGTTGGCACTGACCATCAATAAGAATGAAAATTGGACGGAAGCAGATGGAAAAGCTGGGACGGTTGAAACATATATAGACAAACAAGGGAGAACCGTTTTAAAACGCCTTTTTAATAAGAATGATGCAGGAGGAGTAGAAATCCTTTCAACTTATTATGTGTATGATGATATAGGTAACCTGAGTTTCATATTGCCTTCGGGTGCAGATCCGGATGCAATCACGTTACCATCGCAGGCAGTTCAGAATGATTTTTGTTATCAGTACAGATATGATGAAAGAAAGCGACTGATCGAGAAGAAGGTTCCGGGGAAGGGATGGGGAAGTCTGGTTTATAACAATCTGGATCAATTGGTGCTAAGTCAGGATGCGGTGCAGGCTAACAGCGGACAATGGTTGTTTAATAAGTATGATGTGTTTGGGAGGGTGATCATTACAGGGTTATATTCGGATGTAAATAGAAGGTCCAGATATCAGATGGAAACTTTGATAAATGAAGAAACCAAGTTCTTCGAGACAAAAATAACAACTGGGAATGGGTATAGTAATCAAGCTTTCCCAACAAGTATAGCCGCCTGTCACAGCATTAATTATTATGATCATTACCAGTTCCCAGGTAATGATTTTGGTCTTCCTGATACGGGGAAAAATGAAGTGGACGGAATTCGGACTCAAGGCGTGCTGACGGGTAATAAAACAGCTGTTTTGGGTACTGAAACGATGTTGTTGAGGGTAAATTATTATGATGATGAGGGAAGAGTTTTACAGGTGAAAAGCCAAAATCATTTGGGAGGAACGGATGTCGTTTCCAACAATTACAATTTTGCCGGAGAATTGAAGGAAAGTGTAAGGAATCATACCGTGAACGGGAAAACAACTGTAGTGAGTAACCAGTTTGAATATGATCATGTAGGGCGAAAACACAAGACTATGGAAAAGATCAACAATGGGGATGAGATTATTTTAAGTAAACTCGACTATAATGAGATTGGTCAGTTATCCATGAAAAGCCTTCATAGCTCTGACAAAGGAAATTCTTATCTCCAAAATACTACATTTGGTTATAATGAACGGGGATGGTTGAAAAGAAAAATCTCTACTCAATTTAGTATGGAACTACTATATGATGATGGTGCTTCTCCTCAATTCAATGGGAATGTTGCAAATCAAAAATGGGGAACTGGCAGTAGTTTCTTAAATAATTTTACTTATGGTTATGATGCTTTGAGTAGGCTTAAGAATGCCAGTAGTACGGGGATAAGAATGACGGAAGCATTGACATATGATGTAATGGGAAATATCTCTACTATGAATAGAGATGGGGAAGGAGCGAACCAGTATAAGTATAATGGCAATCGCTTGAGTCAAGTCAGTAGTGGTCCACTTCAGACCGGTTTGTATCAATACGATGAGAATGGAAATGCGATAGTGGATGGAAGAAATAAACTTAATATCGGTTATAACGTGTTGAATTTGCCTGCTATGGTTACTAAAATCGGACTAAATTTAATTTATACCTACAACGCGGTAGGAAATAGACTTAAAAAGTCGAGTAATGGAGCGGTTAGGAATTATGTGAATGGAATTGAATACGTAGATAATACTATTGATATCATTCATACAGATGAAGGAATCGCCAGGAATAATGGCGGTATATTTAGCTATGAGTACAATCTATCAGATCAACTGGGGAATGTAAGGTATAGTTTTCGCAAACATCCGATAACTGGAGCAGTCGAGCGACTTCAAAGTGATGATTATTATGCTTTTGGTAAAAGAAAGTCTTCTGGAAACACAGTCTCTCTAAATAATAAGTACCTTTATAATGGAAAGGAAATTCAGGAGGAAATGGGCGAACAGTACGACTATGGCGCAAGATTTTACGACCCCACGATTGGAAGGTGGAATGTGGTGGATCCCAAATCAGAATTACTTGAAATGTCTTCCCCCTATGTTTATTCTCTAAATAGTCCGGCAAACTTTATTGACAAAGACGGGGAACTACCTATTTATATTAACGGTAATACTGAAGGGGACAGTGAACGTGGTAATAGGTCTTATTGGGATGCGCAATTATTGAGGACCATTGCTAGTTCTGGAATGCCCAATCCTGGAGGACAAATCCATTGGGTTGATGGAAATAGAGGGAGACAAGCGATACACGGAAAGCATTATGTGACCAATGATCGGGCTTTTGGAGCTATGGACAGATTTTTAGGTGGTCAGATGGATGCAAAAAAAGACTTTAAAGAAATACTGGCAAAGCTGGAGCGTGATCCTAAGACCAATAAGATTATCGAAAAAATTCAAATTTATACACATAGCCGAGGGGCTGCATTTGGAGCAGGTTATACTGATGCGCTTTTAGAATTGATAAAAGAGAATCGTGGTCAATTTGAAAATCCAGATAAGGTCATTGAATTTGTATTAAATTTGGCCCCTCATCAATCAGATTCAATAGAAGCTCCAGTTGGATCAAATTCATTTTCTATTGATCATAGCTGGGACGGGCTATCTGGTGACGATATGGGGAATAATACGGCTTTTACAACCAATACGGGATCTTGGTCTTTAAAAAAACCACACAAAAATGGTAGTTTTGGTAAAGAGGTGGGCGCATTTTTGAAGGCTTTTCAGAAAAGTAAAGGCGATAAAAAACAATTCGTTCGTGATTTTGCTAGCTTGTTGAAATCTTATGGTATTGACTTACAGGAAGAATAG
- a CDS encoding DUF1801 domain-containing protein, which produces MNKDIQHYNDTQSAIDSEICNLLSAGINLQLKEEESKIWHAHPVWFIDGNPIVGYSKLKAGIRLMFWSGADFEETELKVGSGKFKDASITYTEIEQVNLEHLARWIEKSKVIQWDYKNVVKRKGVLVRLA; this is translated from the coding sequence ATGAATAAGGATATACAGCATTATAATGACACTCAGTCGGCGATAGATTCTGAAATCTGTAACCTGCTATCCGCCGGAATTAACCTTCAACTCAAGGAGGAAGAAAGTAAGATCTGGCATGCACATCCGGTCTGGTTTATAGATGGTAATCCCATTGTTGGCTATAGTAAACTCAAAGCTGGTATCCGTTTGATGTTCTGGAGCGGTGCTGATTTTGAGGAAACTGAACTAAAGGTTGGCAGCGGTAAATTTAAGGACGCCTCCATTACCTACACGGAAATTGAACAGGTTAACCTGGAGCATCTGGCCCGCTGGATTGAAAAATCAAAGGTGATACAATGGGATTATAAAAATGTGGTAAAGAGAAAAGGAGTTTTAGTACGTTTAGCTTAA
- a CDS encoding DUF5977 domain-containing protein, with amino-acid sequence MIRKMLSVYLLWILGAVSYAQDLKRVLPPSPSSNEFDKYVNHVVSLQSGTPEINIPIYDIQVGSVKIPIALSYHASGIKFAQANGDVGVGWALSPGYRITRTTYGFADEQTVMPSQHEINNKVYYEMDRLTRERYLSKFNKSSESHRFLDGPFDDLDGQYDIFTYGLDNTSGRFLIDDRANKTTTLLTGEFGSKINYTTKMLPANSLCINAMDFMDTRGVFYEFGKVENSNEDLCETTGVRGGLVTTAWPLTKISLPSNQQIYFKYRKFYEQRGAGVTSLSLTYGVPRQSRDDCYPDQMVYSSSVTGSPGYYDIYNTMEITTPNEKVTFERATQDQKINALNISTITGELKKRVLFYYSSGGNNRQFLDSLKIYDANLKNSFTYKFEYDSRTTIYRNYDFWGYYARDGRSDLGYDASYLPELKVNFSAINSGMTSPEDPCNFNRYSAYDFGANKSQASVAYSLKKITYPTGGFTDYVFEPNQFNANGKIQSGGIRIREIRSYDKSEKLLLSKSYLYGKNYSGYGKGQTLPGSEIGMNISERAELVAITGGTYMEAVRKLVYSSVPDPEIADSYVMQNYGWYDEVTEINKDAAVTGKTVYNFDQNYFNAGWYPREVQNPAPFVRTYDYRTAPRLKEKRFYETTATGEKLARKETYEYSATATSQFNGFKVSGFARASPAENRYPTVFSFAIGGHNSLFNYAEYDIIGGAKQLSLQTDSTFNTDSGVFVNTKAWTFNSLGQISTNTETTSDGEKIVSKMTYPMDYASTEAANNDIAKGIQILKDKNVINPVVEQYVQKSNANGTNLRTVSSIFTTYKKTIPYPNVVYKMESRQGITNFIPATVTVTASVIDSRYKPKISFNEYDGRGNVLEQQRINGIKEAYLWGYSSQFPVAKILNGDYNVARQYVSQAVLDNPENDLELRNELNKLRLNLTGSQVTTYTYEPLVGVTSITDEKGQTSYYEYDGFQRLKNIKDQHNNIIKNYTLNYGLSPYVAPTIYKSVAMSKVFTKVCTNGLTGTSVSYTVPAGKYTATASQAAANQLATNELNTKGQTNANEYGTCINTCTGEGQKIVNGYCETGTRYNLYSIRSGNGYKCTYEYQWSDGSKSGLLSDYNDYACAID; translated from the coding sequence ATGATAAGAAAAATGTTGTCTGTATATCTGTTATGGATTCTTGGCGCTGTTAGCTATGCCCAAGATTTAAAAAGGGTCTTGCCACCTTCACCCAGCAGTAATGAGTTTGATAAGTATGTTAATCATGTCGTCTCGTTACAAAGCGGGACTCCCGAAATAAATATACCGATTTATGACATACAGGTGGGATCTGTCAAAATCCCAATAGCACTTTCTTACCATGCCTCAGGAATCAAATTCGCACAGGCGAACGGTGATGTTGGTGTGGGGTGGGCTCTAAGCCCAGGATATAGGATCACTAGGACAACTTATGGTTTTGCCGATGAACAAACTGTAATGCCAAGCCAACATGAAATCAATAACAAAGTGTATTACGAAATGGATAGGCTTACGCGAGAAAGGTATCTGTCGAAGTTCAATAAAAGTAGTGAATCCCACAGATTTTTAGATGGCCCGTTTGATGATCTGGATGGTCAATATGATATATTTACTTATGGTCTCGATAATACTTCAGGCAGGTTCCTGATCGATGATAGGGCCAATAAGACAACCACTTTATTGACTGGAGAATTTGGCTCTAAAATCAATTACACCACCAAGATGCTTCCAGCGAATAGTCTATGTATTAACGCAATGGATTTTATGGACACCAGGGGTGTCTTTTATGAGTTTGGGAAAGTTGAAAACAGTAATGAAGATCTTTGCGAAACTACAGGTGTTAGAGGTGGTTTAGTTACGACGGCTTGGCCTCTAACTAAAATCAGCTTGCCATCTAATCAACAGATATATTTTAAGTATAGGAAATTTTATGAGCAAAGAGGGGCAGGAGTGACTTCGCTTTCTCTTACCTATGGTGTTCCTAGACAGTCTCGGGACGATTGCTATCCCGATCAAATGGTGTACTCTAGTAGTGTAACAGGTTCTCCTGGATATTATGATATCTATAACACGATGGAGATAACCACACCTAACGAAAAGGTGACTTTTGAGCGGGCAACGCAGGATCAAAAGATCAATGCTTTGAATATTTCTACTATAACAGGAGAGTTAAAGAAAAGAGTTCTGTTCTATTATAGTTCAGGTGGAAACAATCGTCAGTTTTTAGATTCTTTAAAAATCTATGATGCGAATTTGAAAAATTCGTTCACTTACAAATTTGAATACGATTCCAGAACTACCATTTATCGGAACTATGATTTTTGGGGTTATTATGCAAGGGATGGGAGGTCTGATCTGGGATATGATGCTTCTTATCTTCCTGAGCTTAAAGTGAATTTCAGTGCGATCAATTCTGGGATGACATCTCCTGAAGACCCCTGCAATTTTAACCGCTACAGTGCTTATGATTTTGGTGCAAATAAAAGTCAGGCTTCCGTCGCATATAGTTTAAAAAAAATTACTTATCCTACTGGTGGTTTTACAGATTATGTTTTCGAGCCGAATCAGTTTAACGCGAATGGAAAGATTCAAAGCGGTGGAATTCGTATACGAGAGATTCGGTCTTATGATAAATCTGAAAAGCTACTGCTTTCAAAGAGTTACCTATATGGAAAAAACTATTCTGGTTATGGAAAAGGACAAACGTTGCCTGGTTCAGAAATAGGTATGAATATTAGCGAACGGGCTGAACTTGTTGCCATAACAGGCGGAACGTATATGGAGGCCGTAAGAAAACTTGTTTATTCTTCTGTCCCGGATCCAGAGATTGCTGACAGTTATGTGATGCAAAATTATGGATGGTATGATGAAGTTACTGAAATAAATAAAGACGCTGCTGTTACCGGAAAAACGGTTTACAACTTCGATCAGAATTACTTTAATGCAGGATGGTATCCCCGGGAGGTTCAGAATCCTGCTCCATTTGTAAGGACATACGATTACCGAACCGCACCTCGCTTAAAGGAGAAGCGCTTTTATGAAACAACAGCTACCGGAGAGAAACTTGCACGAAAAGAGACTTACGAATATAGCGCAACTGCTACGAGTCAGTTTAATGGTTTCAAAGTGAGTGGCTTTGCAAGAGCCTCTCCCGCAGAAAATCGATATCCGACGGTGTTTAGTTTTGCTATAGGCGGGCATAATTCACTCTTTAATTATGCTGAATATGACATCATCGGTGGCGCTAAGCAGTTATCTTTGCAGACAGATTCTACTTTTAATACGGATTCTGGAGTATTTGTAAATACAAAAGCCTGGACGTTTAATTCCCTTGGGCAAATATCAACGAACACGGAGACAACAAGTGATGGGGAAAAGATAGTCTCTAAGATGACTTATCCAATGGATTATGCCAGTACTGAAGCTGCCAATAATGATATTGCAAAAGGGATTCAAATCCTTAAAGATAAAAACGTTATCAATCCTGTTGTAGAGCAGTATGTTCAGAAATCTAACGCTAACGGAACTAACCTCAGAACCGTATCTTCTATTTTTACTACTTATAAAAAGACAATACCTTACCCCAATGTTGTCTATAAAATGGAGAGTCGACAAGGCATCACAAATTTCATCCCTGCGACTGTTACTGTAACAGCGAGTGTAATAGACAGTCGTTATAAGCCGAAGATCTCTTTTAACGAATATGATGGGCGTGGTAATGTTTTAGAGCAACAAAGGATCAATGGGATTAAAGAGGCCTATCTCTGGGGATACAGTTCTCAGTTTCCGGTTGCTAAAATTCTAAACGGTGATTACAATGTGGCTAGGCAATATGTAAGCCAGGCTGTACTCGACAATCCCGAGAATGACCTAGAATTAAGAAATGAGTTGAATAAGTTAAGGTTGAATCTTACTGGTTCACAGGTTACTACTTATACTTACGAACCTTTGGTCGGAGTAACAAGTATAACAGATGAGAAAGGACAAACTTCCTATTATGAGTATGATGGATTTCAACGACTAAAAAATATCAAAGATCAGCATAATAATATAATAAAAAACTATACACTTAATTATGGATTGAGTCCCTATGTCGCTCCGACAATTTATAAAAGTGTTGCGATGAGCAAAGTGTTTACAAAGGTTTGTACGAATGGGCTTACTGGAACTAGTGTTTCCTACACCGTTCCTGCGGGAAAATATACTGCTACTGCAAGTCAGGCTGCAGCCAATCAGTTAGCAACAAATGAGCTCAACACTAAGGGACAGACTAATGCTAATGAGTATGGGACTTGCATCAATACCTGTACCGGTGAAGGTCAAAAGATAGTTAATGGTTATTGTGAAACAGGTACGAGATACAATTTGTACTCTATAAGGTCAGGAAATGGTTATAAATGCACATATGAATACCAATGGTCTGATGGCTCAAAGAGTGGACTCCTTTCTGACTATAACGATTATGCCTGCGCAATAGACTAA